The following nucleotide sequence is from Desulfonatronum sp. SC1.
GCCTTCTGCGCCCTGACGACGATGCTGGTGGTGATCACCCTGCAGATCGTCTTCCGGGTCTTTTTCCAGGCCCTGCCCTGGTCCGAGGAATTGTCCCGCTACCTGCTGGTCTGGACCACCTTTCTCGGGGCCACCATGGCCTATCGCCGCGGCGTGCACATCGCCGTGACCTTCCTGGTGAATTCCCTGCCCGCGCTTCTGGGCCGGATGGTGCGCATCGCCGGCATCCTGGTCTCCCTGATTTTTTTCGGGACGGCCATGTTCTACGCGGTGCGCTACATGCAGTTGCAATCCTTTCAGGTCACGGCCTCCCTGCGCCTGCCCATGCCCTATGTCTACGCCGTGATGCCCGCGGCCTTCGGGGTGATGATCCTCCACGGCCTGCATGCCCTGCTTCTGGAAATCTTCCCGGAGCATCGCCCGCCCGCCGTGAACGTGACCATCCGTCACGAACCAATCCCGGTGAATCCTCCGGCTGATCCTTCCGAACCGGTTGCCAGGCGGACTTCCGGCTCCAGCTGCGGGTGCGGCGACTGACCATGGCCCTGCTGCTCTTCGGCTCATTCCTGGCCCTGATGTTCCTCGGGGTGCCCGTGGCCATCGCCATTGCCTTGGCCTCCATGTTCGTCCTGATCCAGGACGGCATCCCCCTGATGCTCATTGTCCAGCGGATGTTCGCCGGGACGGACAGCTTCCCGCTGGTGGCCGTGCCCTTCTTCATCCTGGCCGGAGACATCATGGCCAAGGGCCAAGTCTCGGCCAGGCTGGTTGATTTCGCCGACGCCCTGCTGGGATTCGTCCGGGGCGGGCTGTCCATCGTCGCGGTGCTGGCCGGGATGTTCTTCGCGGCCATTTCCGGCTCCGGGGCCGCCACCACCGCGGCCATCGGCTCCACCCTGGTCCCGGAACTCAAGCGCAAGGGCTACGACACGGCCTGCTCCGCCTCGCTCATCGCGGCCGCCGGTACCATCGGCGTGGTCATTCCGCCCTCCGTGCCCATGATCCTCTACGCGGTCATTGCCCAGGAGTCCGTGAGCCGGCTGTTCCTGAACGGCTTCCTGCCAGGCGTGGTCATGGGCGCGGTGCTGATCGCCATCGCCGTGCGCCAGGCCTGCGTCCGTTCCTACCCGCACGGGGCGCCCTTTTCCGTGCGCAACATCCTGCGGACCTTTCTTCGGGCCGTCTGGGGGCTGATCACCCCGGTGATCATTCTCGGCGGGATTTTTTCCGGGCTGTTCACCCCGTCCGAGGCCGCGGTGGTGGCCGTGAACTACGCCCTGTTCGCCTCACTGGTGATCTACCGAGACATGTCCCTGAAGGACGTCTACCGGATCATGTGCCGATCGATCATGACCACCGGGGTGATCATGTTCCTCATCGCCACTTCCGCGATCATGAGCTGGGTTCTGGCCAACTATGGAATTCCGGCCCTGATCGCCGAAACGGTGCTGGGCCTGTCCTCGAATCTCTACGTGATCCTGTTCCTGATCACCCTGGTCATCCTGCTAACCGGGATTTTCGTGGAAACCGCCTCGGCCCTGATCATCCTCACCCCGGTCTTTTTGCCCCTGATCCGCCAGCTGGAGGTCAGCCTGGTCCATTTCGGTCTGATCATGGTCATGGGCCTGGCCATCGGGATGATCACCCCGCCCGTGGCCATCAATCTCTACGTGGCCTCGTCCATCACCGGCCTGTCCATCGAACGGATCACCCGCTCCATCATCCCCTACATGCTCGGCCTGCTCGCCGTGCTCTGGCTGGTGGTCTACCTGCCGCTGTTCCTGCCGGTGCTGTTCTGAGACGACGTGCTTCTCCATTCACGTCATCAACCCGCATTCGTTATTCCCCCTTCAGGAGTTCCCATGAAAATCGTCGTCGCTCCCAATGCCTTCAAAGGCTGTCTGTCGGGGTCCGAGGCCGCGGACGCGATCATTACGGGCATCAAACGAGTGCCCAAACCGTATCAAGTCGCCAAAATGCCCATTGCCGACGGCGGAGACGGCCTGTTGGACGTCCTTTCCCAGCGACTCCCCGGAAAAATGGAAACCACGACCATCCACGACCCGCTGTTTCGAAGCGTCCGGTCCGATTTCTATTGGTCCCCCAGCGGACGAACGGCCCTGATCGAAATGGCCAAGGCGTCGGGCTTGGCCATGGTGGCCGAGAATGAACGCGATCCGGACAAAACGACGTCCTATGGGACCGGTGAGCTGATCCGGCGGGCATTGGACCTCGGGGCCGAAACCATCTACCTGGGCATCGGCGGAAGCGCGACGGTGGACGGAGGCATGGGCATCGCCAGGGCCTTGGGCGTGAAGTTTCTCGATGAGCACGGCAAGGAAATACAGCCCGTGGGGGCGTCGTTGGCCCTGGTTCGAAAGATTGATCGCGTCGAGGTCGACCCTCGACTGCGGGAAGTCAGGCTGGAGATCATTTGCGACGTGGACAACCCGCTGCTCGGCCCCAACGGCGCGGCCCTGGTATACGGCCCACAAAAGGGCGCCACGCCTGATCAGGCCCAGGCCCTGGATCTCGGCATGTCCAATCTGGCCGACGTCATCGAACGGGTCACCGGTCAGAACATCAGGGATATTCCAGGCGCCGGGGCCGCCGGCGGAGTCGGGGGGGCCATGCACGGACTCTTCGGTGCAGCGATCCGGCCAGGCATCGACATCGTCCTGGACCTCCTGGACATGGAATCCCACGTGAAGGACGCCAAACTGGTGATCACGGGCGAGGGACAAATCGATTATCAGACAGCGTACGGCAAGGCCCCGGCTGGGATCGCCAAACTGGCGAAAAAACATCGAGTTCCCTGCGTCGCCCTTGCGGGAAGCATCGGCAGGATCACGGACGAACTCTATGCAACGGGCATCACCGCGGTCATCTCCATCTGCGACGGCCCAGTATCTCTTCACCACGCCATGTGCAACGGCAAGACCCTCCTGACGGACTCGGCGGAACAAGTCATGCGAATTTACGCTGATTTCATTTGATTGTTCAATACTACTCAGCACATACGGTGCATGACCAGACACTCGCCCTGAATGCCCGCCTTCGCGGGAATCCAAGGAAGGTATCCAGTCCGCTTTTACACGAATGAACTGAGTAGATACGAATTACATTTCCCTGCCGCGCGCTGACTTGATCCTTGCCCCTGCCTAAACCAAGTGGTATCTTCTTCGCATGGCCCGTCCTCCGAAGACCCGCTCCGTCCGGGATTCCCAGCCCATGACCGGCGCCCGCCACGAAAGCTGAAGCATGTCCGGATACTCGACACTTCCGCGTCGCGCCTTGTTATCCCGTTCCCTTGTCTTATCGTGCTGCATTGTCTTGGCGTTGGCGATGACCGGGTGCTCCAAGAGTCCGGCACTTCAATTCGCGTCCGGCTCTGCATCCGGGGACGCCGTCAATATTCCCCCCGCCGAGTTTTTAAAAATGCTGGATCAAGCGTACACCTCCTACGAATTCGTTCCCGGCTTCAGGCAGGGCTTTGACGTCGAAACCTACCTGACCCGGAACCCGGATCAGGAGCATTTCCCAAACTCCGTCCGCTTCTACCAGAAACCCTGCATAGCCAGCAGGGAAATCTTGATGGCCAAGGGAGAGATTCGTTATCGGAACAGGCCCGAGTTCAATCAGTACATGCAAGCCTGGGAAGCAGGAGCAAATCCGACGGCCACCGTGGCGAACACTCGCTACCTTGCCGACTTGACGCACCTGGAGCGAGTCAAAAAAAAACATATCTTCGAGTCGGTTGAAAACTATTGCCATGCCCTGGGAGGGTCAGTGGCCAACGCCGTGCTTCTTGACGATGATGCCTTCCAATCCTTCTTTCTGTCCGTGATCGCCCACTGTTCGGTGCCGACGTCCCACCAGGCAGCGGACCAGTCACCAGAACCATCAGCGGACAAACCCGCGGGCCACCCTTTCTTTTTCATCTACAACCCGAACATTTTGAATAATTCGTATGGGTACACGCCGGAAACGCTGCGGCGACACCAGTTGATTCCTTTTCATCAACGCCGGGAGCAGACCGACATCTTCTTCGGCCACTCCACGGTCACCATGATCACGGACAGCGATGAATGCCTGAAGACGTATCCCGTGGAGTTCGACCAGGAAACCGGTGTCCTGCAGTACGGCTGGGACGGCTATTTCTTGTTTCTTCACCCGGAGCATACCGGGAACGCTGACGACCCCAGGGTCATCTATTTCGACCGGTTCCGTAAAAACTGGCCAAGCCAGGACAACACATCCAGTCGGCAACAGGAAAATCATTCAAGGCCGGGTGCGGGAGGCGAAAGCGCCATGCATCCGACTTCTTAATGGACCTCATTCAAGGAGCAATCACATGAGCTTGATGCATCTGAACCGATCCAGGGGTCGCTTTGAAATCGACCACCGCACCGAACCCGAACTGTTTCGGGACATTTATCCCTATAAGAACATCTGCCGGACCAGCTTCGACGATTCCTTTTCCATGCCTCGGCCTGCCGACCCCATGTACATCACGGACACAACCTTCCGCGACGGTCAGCAGGCCAGGCCGCCCTACACCCTGGAGCAGATCAGCCATATTTTCGATTTGCTGCACAAACTGGGCGGGCACAGCGGGTTGATCCGCCAAAGCGAGTTTTTTCTGTACTCGGAAAAGGACCGCAAGGCCGTGGAACAATGTCTGGCCAAGGGCTACCGGTATCCGGAGGTCACCGGCTGGATCCGGGCCAACGAGGACGACCTGAAGCTGGTCAAGGACATGGGGCTCAAGGAAACCGGAATGCTGACCTCGGTTTCGGACTACCATATTTTTCTGAAGCTGGGCAAAGACCGGGAAAAGACCGCTGAAGGCTACCTCCGGGTCGTGGAAAAGGCCCTGGAGTGGGGCATCATTCCCCGCTGCCATTTCGAGGACATCACCCGGGCGGACATCTACGGCTTCTGCAT
It contains:
- a CDS encoding TRAP transporter small permease; this translates as MPSSKRFGRSTPPFHPDKLVHGVGRASSLVDVVAGVLAFCALTTMLVVITLQIVFRVFFQALPWSEELSRYLLVWTTFLGATMAYRRGVHIAVTFLVNSLPALLGRMVRIAGILVSLIFFGTAMFYAVRYMQLQSFQVTASLRLPMPYVYAVMPAAFGVMILHGLHALLLEIFPEHRPPAVNVTIRHEPIPVNPPADPSEPVARRTSGSSCGCGD
- a CDS encoding TRAP transporter large permease — protein: MRRLTMALLLFGSFLALMFLGVPVAIAIALASMFVLIQDGIPLMLIVQRMFAGTDSFPLVAVPFFILAGDIMAKGQVSARLVDFADALLGFVRGGLSIVAVLAGMFFAAISGSGAATTAAIGSTLVPELKRKGYDTACSASLIAAAGTIGVVIPPSVPMILYAVIAQESVSRLFLNGFLPGVVMGAVLIAIAVRQACVRSYPHGAPFSVRNILRTFLRAVWGLITPVIILGGIFSGLFTPSEAAVVAVNYALFASLVIYRDMSLKDVYRIMCRSIMTTGVIMFLIATSAIMSWVLANYGIPALIAETVLGLSSNLYVILFLITLVILLTGIFVETASALIILTPVFLPLIRQLEVSLVHFGLIMVMGLAIGMITPPVAINLYVASSITGLSIERITRSIIPYMLGLLAVLWLVVYLPLFLPVLF
- a CDS encoding glycerate kinase — translated: MKIVVAPNAFKGCLSGSEAADAIITGIKRVPKPYQVAKMPIADGGDGLLDVLSQRLPGKMETTTIHDPLFRSVRSDFYWSPSGRTALIEMAKASGLAMVAENERDPDKTTSYGTGELIRRALDLGAETIYLGIGGSATVDGGMGIARALGVKFLDEHGKEIQPVGASLALVRKIDRVEVDPRLREVRLEIICDVDNPLLGPNGAALVYGPQKGATPDQAQALDLGMSNLADVIERVTGQNIRDIPGAGAAGGVGGAMHGLFGAAIRPGIDIVLDLLDMESHVKDAKLVITGEGQIDYQTAYGKAPAGIAKLAKKHRVPCVALAGSIGRITDELYATGITAVISICDGPVSLHHAMCNGKTLLTDSAEQVMRIYADFI